The following proteins come from a genomic window of Candidatus Francisella endociliophora:
- a CDS encoding amino acid permease, which yields MKKPTYLNSTKLDIQWIFTLFGTAIGAGLLYLPVQAGDSGFWALATVMIFALPLTYYSHKNMSNIVLSADDGGITDVFTHNLGKIFGLVCVVLYFFAIFLNMPMYSIGLNSELSNFLINYNLVKTDLSTSVWFSFSILVILMTVVSLGMNIILKFMQLIVIFLILLVLILTIYIIPDWNYKFVTDSHFEFTSYIIGVLMVLPILVLSMNHSPVISSLVIFYRDYVKIERSEEKAKIYKILQINALILFIFVLLFVTSCLLSTTVEDLNRASANNLSIVTLIQEQHPSILLNILAPMIVFTAIISSFIGCYIGSIEALRYLFRYFFKEVCKIHISDSLISKACIFIIFIVLWICTIANFKILDIIGILVAPTVAFLLYVLPVIIIYKNIKCKNYRRVILDSILLIMGLVIIFGYLIGLLIK from the coding sequence CTAAATTCCACTAAACTAGATATTCAATGGATATTTACTTTATTTGGCACTGCTATTGGAGCTGGACTTCTTTATCTACCAGTCCAAGCAGGTGATAGTGGATTTTGGGCATTGGCAACTGTTATGATTTTTGCTCTACCATTAACCTACTATTCACATAAAAATATGTCAAATATCGTCTTATCAGCTGATGATGGTGGTATTACAGATGTCTTTACACATAATCTAGGAAAAATCTTTGGATTAGTATGTGTAGTTCTATACTTCTTTGCTATATTTTTAAATATGCCAATGTACTCTATTGGTTTAAATAGTGAACTTAGTAACTTTCTTATAAATTATAATTTAGTAAAAACAGACCTATCTACTAGCGTATGGTTTAGCTTTAGTATACTAGTAATACTTATGACAGTTGTATCATTAGGTATGAATATTATACTTAAATTTATGCAACTCATTGTTATCTTTCTAATTCTATTAGTATTGATACTAACTATATATATCATACCAGACTGGAATTATAAGTTTGTAACTGATAGTCACTTTGAATTTACAAGCTATATAATAGGTGTGCTAATGGTATTACCAATACTTGTACTATCTATGAACCACTCACCTGTAATCTCAAGTTTAGTTATATTTTATAGAGATTACGTAAAAATAGAACGTTCTGAAGAAAAAGCAAAAATATATAAAATCTTACAAATCAATGCACTAATATTATTTATATTTGTATTGCTTTTTGTAACTTCATGTTTGCTTAGTACAACAGTGGAGGATTTAAATAGAGCAAGTGCAAACAACCTATCCATAGTTACACTAATACAAGAGCAGCATCCAAGTATTCTACTCAACATATTAGCTCCAATGATAGTTTTTACAGCGATTATTAGCTCTTTTATTGGTTGCTATATTGGCTCAATAGAAGCTTTAAGATACTTATTCAGATACTTCTTTAAAGAAGTTTGTAAAATACATATTTCAGATTCTTTAATAAGTAAAGCATGTATTTTCATTATATTTATAGTTTTATGGATATGTACAATTGCTAACTTCAAAATCTTAGATATCATCGGTATTTTAGTGGCTCCTACAGTAGCATTTCTTCTATATGTACTACCTGTAATAATTATATATAAAAATATAAAGTGCAAAAACTATAGAAGAGTTATTTTAGATTCTATCTTATTAATAATGGGACTAGTTATTATATTTGGATACTTGATTGGACTGTTAATTAAATAG